From Kwoniella shandongensis chromosome 2, complete sequence, the proteins below share one genomic window:
- a CDS encoding pre-mRNA-processing protein 45, translating into MAALARALPAPLHNPLPEYEDVVAPSPAPVAVGPQVPKYGSRKGWKPKTAIDFNAGGAYPECHVAQYPLDMGKKKSGAGTTLALQVDQDGLVRYDAIAQHGRAVGSKVQSSFKDLVPLANRADVSEKERAMERPDDESVNETAERTRLALERITHGKIKAAQPKHVPKSNNDSTYIRYTPANQGAGEGKQRIIKMTEVQEDPLEPARFKHKKIPRGPDEPPPPVLQSPPRAATAQDQKDWMIPPCISNWKNNKGYTIPLDKRLAADGRGLQDVHINDNFAKFSEALYVADRHAREEVRARSQMQQLLAQKEKAQKEENLRLLAQRAREERSGLATTSIAGGSSSAPPREIGVGLGGYESGSDEESDEEEEDSEDEEAVKEREQVRAEKRKEREKEMRMSNMGSEMRAKMLAKEANRDISEKIALGIAKPSQSKETLLDSRLFNRESLSTTFASEDTYNLYDKPLFQGSSAAAAIYKAAGNSAAGNDESFGGGTEEGIKAEMGKDRFALGNATRGFEGAEGNGEIREGPVQFEKDTVVTLDGSADPFGVEQFMDAARKGGKRTAEDREEEKRKRVRDE; encoded by the exons ATGGCCGCCCTAGCTCG TGCCCTTCCGGCTCCTCTCCACAACCCTCTACCGGAGTATGAAGATGTTGTCGCCCCATCTCCTGCTCCCGTAGCTGTCGGTCCTCAAGTCCCCAAATATGGAAGtaggaaaggatggaagcCCAAGACTGCTATCGACTTCAATGCAGGTGGTGCTTATCCCGAG TGTCATGTAGCTCAATATCCGCTCGAcatgggaaagaagaag TCCGGCGCGGGGACGACATTGGCTTTgcaagttgatcaagatggGTTAGTGAGATATGATGCGATTGCTCAACATGGACGAGCTGTTGGGTCAAAGGTTCAGTCCAGCTtcaaag ACTTGGTACCCCTTGCAAACCGAGCGGATGTGTCTGAGAAGGAGCGGGCAATGGAACGACCCGACGACGAATCCGTCAATGAGACCGCAGAACGTACACGACTAGCCTTGGAACGTATCACCCACGGCAAGATCAAAGCTGCTCAACCGAAACATGTCCCCAAGTCCAACAACGACTCTACCTACATCCGATACACTCCCGCGAACCAAGGTGCCGGAGAAGGGAAACAGAGGATCATCAAGATGACTGAAGTGCAAGAAGATCCGCTTGAACCTGCTCGATTCAAACATAAGAAGATCCCTCGAGGTCCCGACGAACCCCCTCCCCCCGTACTTCAATCTCCTCCCAGAGCCGCTACCGCTCAAGATCAAAAGGATTGGATGATCCCACCTTGTATTTCCAACtggaagaacaacaagggTTATACTATTCCTCTCGATAAACGACTCGCAGCCGACGGAAGAGGATTACAGGATGTGCATATCAACGACAACTTTGCCAAATTCTCAGAAGCATTGTATGTCGCCGATCGACATGCACGAGAGGAAGTCCGAGCGAGATCACAAATGCAACAACTTCTTGCGCAAAAGGAGAAAGCTCAAAAGGAGGAGAACTTGCGATTACTCGCTCAACGAGCAAGAGAGGAACGAAGTGGTTTGGCTACTACCTCTATCGCAGGTGGATCATCGTCGGCGCCTCCTCGAGAGATCGGTGTTGGATTGGGTGGTTACGAGAGTGGTAGCGATGAGGAgtcagacgaagaagaggaggacagcgaggacgaggaggctgtcaaggagagagaacAGGTCCgagcggagaagagaaaggagagagagaaggagatgagaatgTCCAATATGGGTTCAGAAATGCGGGCGAAGATGTTGGCCAA GGAGGCAAACCGAGATATCTCGGAGAAGATCGCTCTTGGTATTGCGAAACCGTCTCAAAGCAAAGAGACACTTCTCGATTCACGACTATTCAACCGAGAATCTCTATCTACCACATTCGCTTCCGAAGACACCTACAACTTGTACGACAAACCCTTGTTCCAAGGATCCTCAGCGGCTGCAGCGATCTACAAAGCTGCCGGTAATTCTGCGGCGGGCAACGACGAATCCTTCGGAGGTGGTACTGAAGAAGGAATCAAAGCTGAGATGGGCAAAGATCGATTCGCGTTGGGTAACGCGACGAGAGGATTCGAAGGTGCGGAGGGTAATGGTGAGATCAGAGAGGGACCGGTCCAATTTGAGAAGGATACGGTCGTCACGCTGGATGGAAGTGCGGATCCCTTCGGTGTAGAACAGTTTATGGATGCCGCGAGAAAAGGAGGTAAGAGAACGGCCGAAGatagggaagaggagaagagaaagagggtcAGGGATGAGTAG